The region GGACGCCTATCCAACGGTGACCACGCTGGCGGCCGACCTGATCCTGCCCGCCGCCATGTGGGTCGAGAAAGAGGGCGCCTATGGCAACGCCGAACGGCGCACCCATGTCTGGCACCAGCTTGTCAACGCCCCGGGCGATGCGCGCTCGGACCTGTGGCAGTTGATGGAGTTTTCCAAACGCTTCAGCACCGACGAGGTCTGGCCCGAGGACATCCTGGCAGCCAACCCCGACTATCGCGGCAAAAACCTGTTCGACGTGCTGTTTCGCAACGGCGTCGTGGACCGCTTTCCCGTATCCGGCATGGACCCCGATTTCGCCAATCAGGAATCGCATGATTTCGGCTTTCACGTCCAAAAGGGCCTGTTCGAGGAATATGCCGCCTTCGGACGCGGGCACGGCCATGACCTTGCGCCCTATGACACCTATCACGAGGTGCGCGGCCTGCGCTGGCCCGTGGTCGAGGGACGCGAGACCTGCTGGCGCTATCGCGAGGGGTTCGACCCATATGTCGAACCCGGAACGGGTGTGCAGTTCTATGGCAACGACGACAACAAGGCCCGCATCATCGCCGTGCCTTACGAGCCGCCGGCCGAATCGCCGGATGATGAATACAATATCTGGCTGGTGACCGGCCGGGTGCTGGAACATTGGCACTCGGGCTCGATGACCATGCGCGTGCCCGAGCTTTTCCGGGCATTTCCCGGCGCCGTCTGCTTCATGAACCCCGAGGACGCCCGCGGCATGGGCTTCAACCAGGGGACCGAGGTGCGCATCGTGTCGCGCCGGGGCGATATCCGCTGCCGGATCGACACGCGCGGACGAAACCGAATGCCGCGCGGCGTGATCTTCGTGCCGTGGTTCGATGCCAGCAAGCTTATCAACAGGGTGACACTGGACGCCACGGATCCCATCTCCAAACAGACGGATTTCAAGAAATGCGCGGTCAAGATCCTCTCCGTCTGATCCGCCCCGCCGCCATGGCCGGGCTGGCAGTTGTCGCATTGGTCGGCACGGCCTTGTCGCAGGCCGAACCGGCGATCCAGATCATACCGCCGCTTACCGGCTGGCCCGAGCCCATGGTTCAGGGGCAGGTTCCGCCGCTGGGCCGCCCGATCACCGACGATGTGCGCCGGATGCGCAATTATCCCGAACAGCCGCCCATCATCCCCCATGCCATCGACGGCTATCAACTGACCCTGCACACCAACCGCTGCATGGAATGCCACAAGCCGGAATATACCGAAGGCTCGGGCGCGCCGATGATCAGCGTCACGCATTTTCAGGACCGCGACGGGCAGGTGCTGACCGACGTGACGCCGCGCCGCTATTTCTGCACCGCCTGCCATGTCCCG is a window of Paracoccus methylovorus DNA encoding:
- a CDS encoding nitrate reductase cytochrome c-type subunit, whose amino-acid sequence is MRGQDPLRLIRPAAMAGLAVVALVGTALSQAEPAIQIIPPLTGWPEPMVQGQVPPLGRPITDDVRRMRNYPEQPPIIPHAIDGYQLTLHTNRCMECHKPEYTEGSGAPMISVTHFQDRDGQVLTDVTPRRYFCTACHVPQTDVKPLVPNNFRGPYLRLGSP